A stretch of DNA from Cryptomeria japonica chromosome 4, Sugi_1.0, whole genome shotgun sequence:
tacatacatgctcataatttatattggcattaattagagtatgtagtaacttgcatgtatatcttattttactcttgtagggcacaaagaggagtgacaattatatgctaacttgtatcaatgtcatgtttgtaaACATATGtaagttgtgtatgaaaatattgaaaacatacctcctctactgaagacatacatcaagagtcctccaaagccaaagagaaaacgtggagatgaggtaaacatgaatagttcaattatagttcatttttatgttaactttttgaatgtgagttatataatataactaatcttaattgtggtttgttttttcttgtgcagaatccttcagagccgagcagtgcggcgaagatgatcaattttgatgatccatcaatagcttaggatgttatagatagtttttggatgcttacatgtctagttggcatgcatattttgtatatggatatacattcacatatatagacatacattttgtttgagttggcatttatgccatatttgtgtatggacatacacttgtaatcatttgacattttcatatatataaaagttgatatttgatcatataaactGTTGCTcgtgtgtgcatggtgttatcattttaaactttaatcttcacttcaataattaacaatggttaataatggttatttaatgaacaatacaattcatttcatttcatcgtaagtgttgtttgtataatcttcagattatatataattcatcatCTAAAttgtaagtgttaaatttggttgcctttggaaacttcaccaaatttaatgacctccttgctcatcaggcctccacgaggtcaaatttggaagacaagtgttttgatggattctcaatgtaaataaggtttttcaatattccttatGGTTTTATcaaggcaacattttttcagttggtgaaaaaatcgtcagtctcattcaatcaaatgttgtcacgtggccaatttctcattttgtttgTTGTGATCACGAACCGTCggttttgacatgtctagttaggcattcttaccttatgcatgctcctattccccccaccccccactcagtcgaatgctcggggtcataccctaccaacgtcatcccttgagcgccctaagtgctaaaaattggcAAACTTTGATgaaccctaactcggaatctgttcCACTTGCAaacgatctatttgaacctacgagaCCACGAGAGAGGTACCTACAAAAGCCTATAtcattttttcaagattccctacaattttattagggcaatattttttcagttggtgaaaaaacaccagtctcattcaatcaaatgttgtcgcatggccaatttatcGTTTTACTCGTTGTGATCACGAATCGTCAGTTcagacatgtccaattaggcattcttaccctatgcattgatcggtcaatgtcttattgctaaactTTTGGTCGAAAAGTTAtgtagcccacaatcgaacggttcttgttgacctctttccttcaagattcgcaataatgttctcgtcaatttcaagtaaccattttggggttcttgaaggtcttggatttggaatttgtctttcatccatgagagggtcttcatttctgaagtaattaggtgttacatattgttcacttggttgagcaattccaccttcaatgtcaaagttttccacattttcacctccaatgtcaaaattttccacatgtttacctcctatgtcaaaattttctacattttcacctcaaatgtcaaaaaaaatcatatttacaccaaaattatggacaccttcattgtcaactctcAATTTTCACTTTCAATTCTGACATCATGTTGAGGATTTTCATTATCACTTACAAtattttcaacatgttcaacattttcactttcaaaacctacatttccattttcaataacttgttcaacattttcaaattcaatttcctcttcacttgaagtaacattagcaatatttaacataccttgtcttctcctcctatgaccttctctatatCTTTCTATGTACACtttaatttggtcatttgaaatatttcttttgtgtttagactttcaacgactactactccccatttacctccacaaagatgctaccaaatgattgacaatgtaagatttgactttaagaatctctcaaaagcataaatttgtctcaacctgtctgaaaaccctTGATTGTCAACAGAAACCAGAATTTGAAGAATGTGGACCATtgatccacaaaatggcccacaaggctctttttatttacagaaatcggatatccaattttaatgcataaatttggggtcccaaaaataattctcgtTGCTGCCTTtatttttactgttgccacattaatggcaatggcagaaatcggatatcctagaaagtcaactgaaaaaatattttttttagtattccttgatttttcagactttacactggtgccTGATGACTTTTTtataaccaaaattgataaaatgaaaagggttttttaaggacgttctcagttTTCTAACAATATAAGgattgtcttatttcgactttaattaataattattatttattttctaattgaattttgacaaaagtccaaattgatagactgattgaaaaacactcgtaactttcaaacggtataacattttttgaatctgaaaaatgtgtcacatcctatgcttcgtctactatagggaaaaaaattttaaaaatgaatttcataaggttttgaccaagttaaggtggtcaaacgtaaaagtttctaaatttatgaaaagttgtagtaaaaaattcatcgATAATAATTTACTTTATAGAAAAATAtgtcacattcggacatgagtctaatacttatgttataaatcttataaaaaaaatattataatttgattgtgattagggtggtcaaacatacgcctatttcttatctttttcctgaaattttagtaccaccgcattaaaatttaaaattttcattaaataggatttttttttttccaaaaacaactagtagcttagaaactacattcaattttctatagattctcttcttacatattttaaaaataatgttcataacttattcaaattttcatgtcaagttgcataactcatATAAGAGCATGTTTTGGCACACCAtaatcctacacatacccatataATAAGAGAGTACCAAAATTCAAGCATGCACCCAAAGGGAATGCTAAAGTTCAAACAATAAATATACACAAAGTAGATGCCTAAAGTTGAAACACACTTCCAACAAACTAGtggatgacaaagtcaagaaaacAATTAATGCATATCAAAATTCAAACACATGCACAAACTAAATGCCAAAACTCAAGCATGCACTACACACAccacaaaaatataaaataaaaagaattcaaacaaacaattAATGTATATCAAAATTCAAACACATGCACAAACTAAATGCCAAAACTCAAGCACACACTTCCCATGCATGCgaacgcgcgcgcacacacacagtGAATGGCAACAAATAATATAAGGGGATGTCAATGTTCAATCAAACAATACAGGGATGACAATGTTATTGAGACAAAAGGGGATGCCAAAATTCACTCATACTTCATACAAAGTTCAAAACATACAATAAGATCACAAAATTCAAACATGCACACAAATTGAATACCAAAATTCTAAAAATTTATGCACACAAACTAAGTATTGAAGTTCTAATGCAATTCCAACAACTAGTGGATGCCAAAATAAAATACACTAAACATAAACGTTTAAAAGTCGCTTCAAACAAACAATTGGTGTATATGTCAAAATTCAAGCATATACACAAACTAAATAAACACACACTTCAATCCAAAAATTCAAATCCAAGCttgaaataaacaataaataaataaaaattcatacaCACACTTGACACAAATGGTAAatgaatttcaaaataaaacaCTAGAGAAACATGTTTAAATTACAACTTGCTAATAACACAATTTTGACTATTACAATATTACCAAGTTatgttaaaattaaaaaatatcacgATACTTGATAATTAAAccacaaaaaaaattgcactcaaaaTACTTAATAATAAATGTTCACACTCgtgccaaattaaaaaaaaaaaaaagtttgcaaaGTTAAAACATATTTCACATATTGTTTGTCTATGCACATAATTTACACTTACAAAGTAAATGCTAAAGTTTAAACATTAAAAATACACAAAGGAAACACTTAAGTTCAAATACATCAAAGTACAAACAGACACAAAGTAAACACTTAAGTTCACACACACTTCACACTATAGTTCAAACATACAATATAGGTGAATGTCAAAGTTATTACACTATTCACACAAAGTGTATTTGAAAGTCCAAACATAAAAACACATACTAACATTTCACACATAGTTTATTTAAACACACAACCCACACAAACGTAAATGCCAAAATTTAAGCATTCACATAAATGAATGTCAAAATTTAGTATAGTGTTTACATAAAGTGAGTTTGTGAAGTTAAAACACATTTCACACACTTTATTAAAAAACACACTTCGCACATATACAAAATAAATGCTGAAATTTAAACATAACTGAATGTCAAAGTTGGTACTCTTACACAAAGTTCAATGTGGAAGTTCAAATGTAAACACATATGCTAAGTTTATAAATCTTCACACAAAGTAAACATCGGAGTTCAAACATGCACAAAGTGAATGCCAAAATTAAAACTCTTCACAAAATAGATGTCAAAGTTCAAACACGCTTCACACAAATTTAGTTCAACCCAGCACAAAGTAAATATTTGAGCTCTATACACAAAATTAAAACACTTCACAATACAAAGTAAATATACACCAAAGTTCAAACATGCACGTAATATGAATGTAAAAGTTAAATATAAGTAATTTAAATAAACTTTTTACAAAATTAGTTCAAACACACTTATTACAAAAAGTTCAAACACACTCCCTCTCTTCCCTCCTGTGAATGAATAAATGATCAAAGTTCACTCACCCATTTCAAAGAAAGCTCAAAGATACAATAAAGGTATGCTAGAATTCAAACATACATGCAAAGTGAATGCTAAAGttcaaatgataaatgataattgcATAGAGTTTATACACACTTCCAATAAACACTTCAAACAAACAATCAATGTATGTCAAAATCCACACACACAAATTTAATGTCAAAGCTCAAGGGAGCACTTCATATAAACACATCAATTTACATATCAATTTACAGGATAAGCATTGTCTTAGTTATATATTACATTTATTGATGTCACCAATTTCAACAACTGATTCAAAAATATAACATCTTTCTCCAGTAAAATTGCCCTAATTTACAAATTGCATTTACACCAATTTTAACGATTGATTAAAATATACAATATTTCTCCAATTTTAGatattaaatcttgcatttagttaaCCCATTCAATATTTGAAACATTTTCCTAAACTTTTATAAATTATATTCATTACTCCTCAGCAGCTACCCTATTGGAGCTTCCAAACATTTCTGAATACTGGCTCAGTCTGTCAAACACTCAacatctaaaactaaacatattaaCACAGACGATTAGATATACTATTAGATTGATTTTCCTCCCAATAAAATATATAAACGATTAGATATACTATTATTAAAGTAAAATTGACATAAAAATCAGTAAATTACTTCAATAGAAATATAAGAATGATTACACAATGTTACAGAAACATTTACATGTACCAAAACTTTCCAAGAGAAACAAAATCTTGGCCATAAATCTGCCAAGCTATGTTATACAAGTATATAAGATGATAGTCTAGAAAATATGCTCTAATACTAATTTTCTagaatatttattttgttttttattagcAAATGCAAGTCTAAATAACACTTCTTTAAAGCACACCCCACCCGATTGTTGATGCACAAACCAAAATATGTGCCATTTCTTCTCTACAGGAATCGGGAATCCATGAGGATGGTAatgacaaaaggaaaaggaaagcaaGGCAGAAAAAAGGATCTGGGGATGAAAACCACGGTCGAAGGCAGGGCTGCTGGAATGATTGATGACCcccaataaaaaatgaaaaaattaacaCCACATGGTAGTACATCTGTTGCCTTTtctttccttattttcattttcctaTTGGTAGATGTGACAAATTCAAACCATAGTTCAATATTCCAAAAGTTGggaaggaaaaaataaaaattcacataACTGTTCAAAATGCCCCTATAGAACTAGTAGATCAACAATGGCCCATGGTGATTTCCAGCTGCTTAGATGCAGAGCTCTAAGAAGGATACCATTTTATAGATTGCAGGTATGTATTCCAAAACGTTGAGAAGGGAGAATTAGAGATTTTGAGTCTTCGTAGCTCTATCTTGAGTAAATGGAATACATATTATTTTTGCTCTTTTCATTCTCAATACCATTGCAATCTGCTGACCAGGAATCTGTATTGGCATTCAAAGTTGCAATCACATTCGACCTCAATATTGTCTTAGCACATTAGAATACCAGTATGTTATTTTTATTAGTGTTGACATTGCTCTTTTCAATCTCAACTCCATTGCAATCTGCTCCTCCTGACCAGGAATCTGTATCGGCATTCAAAGCTGCAATCACATCCAACCCATAATATATTCCAATGTGTAATTGGACCCGCGTAATATGCTCTTCTCATTCGCAGCAAGTGGTTCAGTTAGGTTTCAGTGGTCAGGATTTACTAGGCATCCTTTCTCCCCCGCTTGGGAATCTCATAGCTCTGGTTATTCCCACTGAGTTCGGCAAATTGAAACTGCATGGGAGTAATCCCACTGAGTTCGACAAATTGAAACTACTTTGCAGGTACAATTCCACCCTCTATCAAAAATCTCTCAGCCTTAGTCCAATTGGACTTGTCAGTTAATAATCGCCATGGACCTATCTCTCCTGAAGGAGGCATGCTCACCCAACTACACTAGCTTTACCAGGCAGTAACAACCAATTGTCAGGAACTATTCCTTTTAATGTGGGGATGCTCATCAATTTGCAAGAATTTAATCTATGAGGAAATGAGCTTAGTGGAAAGCTACCATATTCCTTAAAAATAGTTCTAAAATCAACCTTCTTGACATAAGGAACAATCAACTGAGCGGATATATGCCTAAGGAGTTGGGCAATTTGGTCTTGCTACAATATATCATATTAGAACACACTCAGCTTGCTGGTAGCATTAATATCCTTTTGCCTTTTCTCACTGCTCTCACAAACTGTTCCCACCTAGAATATATAAAAATGTCTCACAATAATTTGAGCGGTGTTTTGCCTCCATCCATAGGCCACTTTTCCTCGAATCTCTCGATCTTAAATTTTGGGAACAACAAGATAAGGGGAAACATACCTCAACAAATTACCGACCAAATTAACCTACTTGAACCTACGTAATAATCTTTTAAGTGGGTATCTGCCAGCTGGACTCAAAAGGTTCTATAAGTTGGAAAGATTGGATCTTGAGTGGCAACAACCTAGAAGGCGGCCTTCAAGAGGACATCGGTAAGATGAAAAGTCTAGCATTGTTAGATGTTAGTTCGAAAAAGCAATCAAGAAGAATACCAGGCTCTCTTGGTAGACTTCAACAGCTAAGGAGACTTTTTTCTTCACCACAACCATTTCTCAGAAGAAATACCTTCTGATTTGAAGACATGTCCAAACTTAGAACTGGagcatctctatctctctcataaCGCCTTTGAAGAACCGATACCAAATGAACTTGAGAAGTTACAAAATTTGGAATCTTTCAATTTCCTGTCAAGTACAATACCTACATCTCTACAAAGATGAAAGTGCTTCGCTACTTCAATGCTTGTTTCAACAATTTGACAGGTCAAGTtccaggaggaggaggaggactgTTTTCAAATAACACATTTAATGCATCCTTTATGGGAAATATCGGTCTCCGTAGTCTAGATAAATACTTAGTGCATGCTTGTCCAAATCAGGGTAAAAGCGCGAAATCATTACTTACAAAAGTGATGTTATCGGTTGCTGGAATGACTGCAATTTTACTGTGTGCTTCAATATTTGGGATATTGTGGTGTCAGAAATATTTATCACATCAATTTGATCTTCCAGACTTCATGTTTGGAAGACTGAGATATCCTAAGTTTACATATCAAAATCTGTTAAACAAAACAAATGGATTTTATGAGACAAATTTGCTTGGTGTGAGCAGGTTTGGATCAGTTTTTACTCAATTTCCAAAATGAAAAACTCCGAAACAATTTCAAGGGAAAGAATTCAAAATCTTGGCAAGGACTCGACATCGAAATATCGTTATAGCATATTCATATCTTTAAGGCTTTGATTCTTCAGTTTGCTACAAATGGGAGCTTGGAAAAGCATTTGTATCCTGAAAGTCATGAGGAGGATGTTTGTGAACTCAAAACGAATGAATGTCTGAACATTGCTATTGATGTGGCCCATAGCATGGAATATCTCCATATCATGATTCTCCTacctaagttgttcactgtgagttgaAACCTAGTAATGTGCTTCTATATGAAAACATGTCAACCGTTGTAGATTCTTTGAGCACATCATTTTCCATGAGAGGATCTATTGGCTACATAGCTCTGGTAGgccttattttgttgttacattatttaattttttaaatattattgttcAAATAGCTTCTGGTAATAGCTACATGAGTTTATTAATTTCCTCGACATCGAAATCTCGTTAGAGTAAGTGCATGTTCATATGTTTAAGGCTTTGAATCTTCAGTTTGCTACAAATGGGAGCTTGGAAGAGCATTTGTATCCTGAAAGTAACGAGGAGGACGTTTGTGAACTCAAAACTAATGAATGTCTGAACATTGCTATTGATGTGGCCCATAGCATGGAATATCTCCATCATGATTGTAGATTCCTTAAGCACATCATTTTCCACGAGAGGATCTATTGGATACATAGCTCCTGGTAGgccttattttgttgttacattatataattttttaaatattattgcaTAAATAACTTTTGGTAATAGCTGCATGAGTTTATTTGCCTTATTTTGTTATtacattatataattttttaaatattattgcaTAAATAACTTTTGGTAACAGCTGCATGAGTTTATTTATTTCCTCGACATTTGAGATGATGATCACAAGGAAGAGACCAACTGATGCCATATTTGCTGATGACCTGAACCTCCCAAATTGAGTGAGGTCAGTGTTCCCTAAGAGCCTACCAGACATTGTTGGTAAAAGGTTGTTAGAGAATATGGACATGGAACGCAATGACCGACCATGAGAGATGTAAGAAGGGCATTGGAGGTTCTAAGAAATACTTTCATAGGAGCTGCAGAATCAACTTCCAATTTAACAAGAACCATATCAGATTTGGTGCTCAATTTCCGTGCTAATGCAATGGAAGAGGTGATTTGTGACAGTGATAGCTCTACATATTAGCTAGATACACATACATCTAATTTAGAAAATTGTTTTTTAGGTACTTTTTTCCCAATATTAAATTACAACATAAGATAGCTCTACAAATAAATTCTCCAAATTTTAAAATTGTACCTCTCCACAAAGATTGCAGGTGTACAGGATGCATACTACAATCCTTCCAAAATCAAGGAAACAACAAGTTTTTGCAcatattgaaaaaacaaaaaaaatgtttaaaataatAGACAGAAATTATATATAGATAATCGTGCATAAAATGAAAAATTCTCTTGCAAGCATTACAATTAGAATCATTATGCTTGTTCCTGAACCATCATCAAGAAAGAATTGTTCTCTACGACATAATTGTTTATATTTATCAGTAGGCAGAATAAATTGAAATTaccaaaatgaaaatgaataatgCCTAAAATGACCTTTAACAAGAAACCATTAAGCGTCAATGGTAGAATCAGTTTCTTATCTTGTTATTCGAACACGTTCGAGTTGCTTCTTATAATGCTGGAAGGTGTGCTGTTCAAGTTGCTTCTTATAGGTTGTAAACACCTTTGAGGTTATTGAAGGAACAAAGGAACCTCAGAATGACCTTGGATAGAGAGAATAAAATTAGCGAAGAGACCAGAACCCACACCTTTCATCTTGCACAGAGATAGACTCGCAAGGAAGATAAGAATGTTGTAACCTGAAAGAGACTATACAATCCCATAGCAAGAGGACAATAAAATTAGTTATCTTTGAATACACGTATCACAAGATATCAGGTGTGAAGAAATTCTCCTAAATTTAGAGTTACAAGTCGTATATACCCTTGTTTAGGCCAGAATCAGAGACAGAGTTGCATGCTAGTTTGAGTGCAGCTACAAGTAAAAGTCAGATCCAAGTGTGCAGAGATGAAAGTGGTACTGTAACCAAGTCAGATCCAGTTGGTTGTACCCACCCACCCAACTATATCCATCTGGGCTCCTAAAGTCAGTCAAGGGTTTTGGATTGTGAAGAATCCTCAGCCTGAAGGACCTGTTGATTGATGTCAGGCTTAATGAACAACAGTTAATACCAAAAGGATTAGGATTTATTCATATTCGTGATTAGGGATAGGTTAAAAACGATTGCATTTTCAGCACTCATTATTCACTCTAAACACTCTGCTATTGAAAAGGCATACTCATTGTTCAGAAGAATTAGCTATTGGAGCTAAATCACACCACCAGATTTATTCTTCTTATCAAAGGTGCATAGTacagaatagaaaatgaaaataagtAAAGCAAAGGCAACAATTGAGGTATCGAGGCCCGCAAATCTGTTCTTCTTATATTTGACAGTTTACAGCTTAAATTTGTTCTTCTTATCTTTGATTTGGACACATCTTATAGACCATATAGACCATAACAAGTGACAGACAAGGCatatgaattgtttgacaaaaagcCTCATGGTTGCACAAGGGATTAAAGAGGAAATTTAACAAAATGACAGTTTACATAGAATTGTAATGGTCTCCAATCAGGTCCAAAATTAAGAAGAGAACACTgacctaaatttatttaaaattaatttgaaatttgaaattgagaaataatgAATATGTTACAATTCTTTTGTACAAGTATATTACAAAGCACCATAATCACATATATGATATATCAGAAGTCAACTTATGACATGGTTATCACAATTTATATATTATAGTAATAGGTATATAATAAATGATCAATGATCTATTAGACTACAACATTTTCTGATTCCAAAAGTCCAATTCTTAATGCTTAGGATGACTTGGATCAAAACAACATTTTCTAATTCTAATTCCATTTGACACATTAGATTTCATTTCCTTGTAAGTTTTCATTTGACGCGCTTCCAATTAAGCAATACCAACTAGGTGTTCCTATATAAAGATAGGTAACTGCCACAAATATGACCTATTGGGTTCGCTAGACATCTCAAATAAAAACTAAGTGTATTTTTTTAGCATAAGGATTGATCATTCTGGTTCTAAGCCCACACAAACCCAAAAAACACAAAATCATCAATCACTCATAAACAAGTAGCAATTTACAAATTCCATCGTGATAAAACGATAAGAATCTCAACTTTAATCCCATATAAATTTCCAGAAGATTCTGGAAAGGAAAGTACTCATCGTTTTATGATAGATGTAATAGTCAACATTAGAATTTAGACACTTCGAAcatatgtttgacaaaatgtctcaatGGCTACACAACAAATTACAGCGCAATAAATTTTCAGAAAGGCAAGTCACTCAACCTATGTTTGGCAAAATGTATCAATGGCTGCACATTATCAGAAAATTAGCAGAAAAACATACCTGACTAAGCGCAGAGTCTTCAATTTCAAGCGGACGAGGATGCCCAGTGGTTTTGTCATTCAACCCAAAATGCAGATGAGCAGGCCAACCTCTGGTTTTGTTCTGCCTTCCCTCTTCAACTGTCAAACTTCCTTTTGTTCTGCCTTTGCCTTTTTCCTTCCCTCTTCCTCTGTTCTGCCCCTCCCTATCTAATAGAAAAAGCAACCAGAAAAAACTAAACAAATCACAGATGCACAACATGGACAGACACACTAGTATGCTCGCTTACAAAACCctcatcagaaaacatcaaaacgataagaaaaacaaaagaaacataaaattCCTATAAAAGACATTGATGGAATAAACAGAAGAtcaaacaaacattgacataagaGGAAGAACACAATCCCTCGCTAATCCACATGAACAGTGCCCTGCCATTTATAACAGTAACATTCGGCAACGGGCATGCTTTTTAAAACGGTAAAATAAGCAACAATCATGTTTTTTTTTAACAGGTAATGGATAGCCATGTGAAACGGTAATGCTTTTTTCAGCAATTCCCTCCATCGCTGTAGATTCAGTTTGGTCATGCTCCACAGATGGATGAACCCAAAAACAAAATATAAcgaacacacttttttttttttaaatttactcTAAATTATTCATCTATTAATTCAAATGAATAAGATTTTAAAATAATGTTTAATTTAGATAAGAGTTGTTATGTgtattaagttaattaaataaatggaaaattgtttttaaatataatttaggtTAGTCAATAAATtgtatataaaattaattaatttagattaaattaGTGTTGAAATGTAGAAATAAATGTAGTATTGAGAAATCAATTGAAAATGAAAGGTGTAGATAACAAATAATCTAATGACAATGTTATCTAATAGAATCAATTTGCTACATTctacaaaaaaaatgataatattgaCATGCTCATTGTTCTTAAGTTTGCACAAATCTAGAAAATATGTGTGGGTTGATCCAGGATGGGCTTATAATCGATTGCAtctataatatttaataaattaaagatTAGCGAACCaaagaattaaataataaattactcAAACAAATAAATATGGGAGAAAAAATAGAAACTAGATAGAAGTCAACTAAAGTTCCATGAATCACAAAGAGATAAAGTTTAACAAATACcatagaaatagaaagaaaaacaagaatggGCAGTTTGATGACATGAATTAATGACTTGGTATTAAATTTGCCAAAGATATAAACCCATAATAAGATGAAAGATATTTATTGAAAATAGAGAAGAAATTATATATAAAATCAAGAGATGAAACAAGGTATATTTTAAGAATTGAGCCctagaaaattctaaaaaaaatcttCTAGGCCCCTATTTAGAGACC
This window harbors:
- the LOC131052139 gene encoding uncharacterized protein LOC131052139 isoform X4, with the translated sequence MAGHCSCGLARDCVLPLMSMEGQNRGRGKEKGKGRTKGSLTVEEGRQNKTRGWPAHLHFGLNDKTTGHPRPLEIEDSALSQLV
- the LOC131052139 gene encoding uncharacterized protein LOC131052139 isoform X5, with the translated sequence MAGHCSCGLARDCVLPLMSMEGQNRGRGKEKGKGRTKGSLTVEEGRQNKTRGWPAHLHFGLNDKTTGHPRPLEIEDSALSQF
- the LOC131052139 gene encoding uncharacterized protein LOC131052139 isoform X2 — encoded protein: MAGHCSCGLARDCVLPLMSMEGQNRGRGKEKGKGRTKGSLTVEEGRQNKTRGWPAHLHFGLNDKTTGHPRPLEIEDSALSQTEPVFRNVWKLQ
- the LOC131052139 gene encoding uncharacterized protein LOC131052139 isoform X3, which codes for MAGHCSCGLARDCVLPLMSMEGQNRGRGKEKGKGRTKGSLTVEEGRQNKTRGWPAHLHFGLNDKTTGHPRPLEIEDSALSQMLSV
- the LOC131052139 gene encoding uncharacterized protein LOC131052139 isoform X1, yielding MAGHCSCGLARDCVLPLMSMEGQNRGRGKEKGKGRTKGSLTVEEGRQNKTRGWPAHLHFGLNDKTTGHPRPLEIEDSALSQVLQAEDSSQSKTLD